One window of Nymphaea colorata isolate Beijing-Zhang1983 chromosome 1, ASM883128v2, whole genome shotgun sequence genomic DNA carries:
- the LOC116262973 gene encoding NAD(P)H-quinone oxidoreductase subunit T, chloroplastic-like — MASATTAIPTFPATWKKAKPKLLRPRRLQVSAHVGTVDRRRRQRFPGIDTRIHWDNPEEGWIGGKTEAKDEGEKKEDVRQMLNNLLKNTHSYYELLGVSAQADSDEISSAYRRLSKECHPDTTTLPVAAAYDKFVHLQEAFNVLSDEASRRTYDDGLAKEVASRQAEAMKLRLEDPFEQDVRDWQSIPDMVDRLGGRNMKLSDQTLSAISIDLVAILVSICCMIYALLFKETI; from the exons ATGGCGTCAGCTACCACCGCAATCCCCACCTTCCCTGCAACTTGGAAGAAGGCAAAGCCCAAGCTCCTCAGACCTCGCCGGCTGCAGGTCTCCGCGCACGTCGGCACGGTCGACCGGCGCCGGAGGCAACGGTTTCCGGGCATCGATACCAGGATTCACTGGGATAATCCAGAGGAAGGATGGATAGGAGGGAAGACGGAGGCAAAGGACGAGGGCGAGAAGAAGGAAGACGTGAGGCAGATGCTCAATAATCTGCTCAAGAACACCCACTCTTATTATGA GCTTCTGGGCGTATCGGCTCAAGCCGACTCAGATGAGATCAGCTCGGCTTACCGGCGATTGTCCAAGGAGTGTCACCCGGACACGACGACGCTTCCGGTGGCGGCGGCGTACGACAAGTTCGTGCATCTACAGGAGGCTTTTAATGTCTTGAGCGACGAAGCGAGTCGCCGGACATACGACGACGGCCTGGCCAAGGAAGTCGCGAGTCGGCAAGCCGAAGCCATGAAGCTGAGACTAGAGGACCCATTTGAGCAAGATGTGAGGGATTGGCAGTCCATACCTGACATGGTTGATAGGCTTGGAGGCAGGAACATGAAGCTCAGTGATCAAACTCTTTCTGCTATCTCCATTGATCTTGTAGCCATCCTGGTCTCAATCTGCTGTATGATCTATGCTCTCCTGTTTAAGGAGACCATTTAG